A region of Saccharomyces mikatae IFO 1815 strain IFO1815 genome assembly, chromosome: 12 DNA encodes the following proteins:
- the SMKI12G3360 gene encoding uncharacterized protein (similar to Saccharomyces cerevisiae YLR278C; ancestral locus Anc_6.75), producing MGRPRKNVSQEKIKQLKRELELAGNRTDVLLQDKKGRSRSCLLCRRRKQRCDHKLPSCTACLKAGIKCVQPSKYSSIANNNNNSNTPTAGTVSHSPYPIIKHELQDSSIGAGAGAATSLNDMTIIKPISASDNTVDAADANEFKNPLKSATRTPNTKFMGQDKDQYTSFLERKVKRLETLLDLPVGCNQYNYELSQYKKISQLFGNNASDYSRPNNNMVILPLPSPSNKSMENTKSNGSNVNSATKDTAANTNNINNNHAICQSASLLNDPLESLDFTKCIFAKYNLKKEFLMYDPIFELNEKLSRSFLDTFFTRLQFKYPILDEQEIYTFYDHYLHNKILIPPSSPSTSSTAIPSNSHSYSEIEFHFLSGRMWLVFSISAYLLMTTGKYKGFPPHRYFSTAIRHITKCGLHLNYVQQIELLTLLVLYIIRTDRDSLILYDIIKDVMGISKKKLHLNQWYPNDPFANKKLRLFWCVYLLERMICVAVGKPYTIKESEINLPLFNNDSFYTKGVHTSTPSTNDHGVQFINQSLKLRRIESQFVETLQLLKNDSKSVKQSIDQLPLVRIFFEDLEVWRKSYSTLDVKNFENETLKLYYYRSVRLLIQPYLEFFAPEDRLFRECQAAAGQICQLYKIFHQKTLNGHSTPAVHTVFVAGVTLIYCMWLARNFDDQRRRKLGDASKHTRPLISASLFSTMDDLRACSVCLYVMTERSNFARTFRDTFDQLMNATVGNLIERCGPDSSELIFMASSGTKSTEAKSINGTNKTITSTDPLHDSTSATAASRPNSSDKMINHNGGMPPAVARIFGKGQAEEHAGFVENSQVDLAEQEKFKKKQGVLEKTSVPKSLAHLLTKMDDRSPFPNSSMSYITSSSSSSSSSSTSSSSSLSFPSSQEKNLKMNVNNNNNNDNSSNNNRCINSNDNQYAHSNVTMEADTESSIQDQYIVKKPTTQTEFDWQVFQQQAFLQQQLAQHNLQAYLSSLNPDTMSNRSPSKSSSISTASSHSDPIPITMTQNTTPYPQSSSMLPQQQASQSLMPQQPQQHIASPQHFSESNFTNQLNSSMSNRNHLQPTIFSNSSNEHKQLRHIGESNFSTSQIRTDYSSNVISSIPAPIANNTISVNAKQARNGSSSGDILFSNGAHDMINNISTWTNNSVLDALNSKSLLQTLFPQSQDPSSLPMDKEQQPSEMCSENSVNSNNFPRTQNDPSYNRNLFMMSNQEGVQYNLQDTEKNKPKIQVEPNSSANVHFDNVIPTVNKAGIRKKHSNWDNVMSSGPVEDFWTINDDYGFLT from the coding sequence ATGGGCCGTCCAAGGAAAAACGTTAGCCAGGAGAAGATAAAGCAGCTGAAAAGGGAACTGGAGCTGGCTGGTAACAGAACGGACGTCTTACTGCAGGACAAGAAGGGCCGTTCCAGGTCTTGTCTTCTttgcagaagaagaaagcaaCGTTGCGACCATAAACTACCTAGCTGTACCGCTTGCCTGAAAGCAGGCATTAAGTGCGTGCAGCCTTCCAAGTATTCTTCAATTgcaaataataacaacaatagcAACACCCCTACAGCTGGCACTGTATCCCATTCACCCTATCCTATTATCAAACATGAGCTGCAAGACAGCAGTATTGGCGCTGGCGCTGGCGCTGCCACATCTCTTAATGACATGACCATAATAAAACCCATTTCCGCTAGCGATAACACTGTTGATGCTGCCGACGCAAatgaattcaaaaaccCTCTCAAATCCGCTACGAGGACTCCCAACACGAAGTTCATGGGGCAAGATAAAGATCAGTATACTAGTTTTTTAGAGAGAAAAGTAAAACGTTTGGAAACTCTATTGGATTTGCCAGTGGGATGCAATCAGTATAACTACGAATTATCGCAATACAAGAAGATATCTCAGTTGTTCGGTAACAATGCTTCCGATTACTCCAGaccaaataataatatggTTATACTGCCGCTGCCCTCTCCTTCGAATAAGTCAATGGAGAACACAAAGAGCAACGGGAGCAACGTGAATTCGGCGACGAAAGACACAGCGGCCAATACAAACAACATAAACAACAATCATGCCATCTGCCAATCGGCAAGCCTTTTGAATGACCCTTTGGAGTCTTTAGATTTCACTAAATGCATCTTCGCCAAATAtaatttgaagaaggaGTTTTTGATGTATGACCCCATTTTTGAactaaatgaaaaactgTCCCGTTCCTTTTTGGACACTTTCTTCACCAGATTACAATTTAAATATCCAATTTTGGACGAACAGGAAATCTATACTTTTTATGATCACTACCTCCACAATAAGATTCTCATCCCGCCATCTTCACCCTCCACATCTTCCACAGCGATACCGTCGAATTCCCATTCCTACTCTGAAATAGAATTCCATTTCCTCTCTGGTAGAATGTGGCTCGTCTTCAGCATTAGCGCCTACTTGCTGATGACTACGGGTAAGTACAAGGGTTTTCCACCCCACCGATATTTCTCTACTGCTATTCGCCACATCACTAAGTGTGGTTTGCATCTGAATTACGTTCAGCAAATAGAACTCTTGACTTTGCTGGTTCTCTACATCATTAGGACAGATAGAGATTCTCTGATACTGTACGACATCATCAAAGATGTCATGGGCATATCCAAGAAGAAACTTCACTTGAACCAATGGTATCCCAACGATCCATTTGCAAATAAGAAACTGCGACTGTTTTGGTGCGTATACCTTCTAGAAAGAATGATCTGTGTTGCCGTGGGGAAGCCGTACACCATCAAGGAATCAGAGATAAATCTACCgcttttcaataatgacTCCTTTTATACAAAAGGCGTGCATACATCAACACCATCAACCAATGACCACGGTGTGCAATTCATCAATCAATCTTTGAAACTGCGAAGAATTGAATCACAATTTGTAGAGACCTTGCAGTTATTGAAAAACGACTCTAAATCGGTAAAGCAATCCATTGATCAATTACCGCTAGTacgaattttttttgaagatttggaAGTTTGGAGGAAGAGTTATTCTACTCTTgatgtgaaaaattttgagaacGAAACTCTTAAACTTTATTACTATAGATCAGTTCGATTGTTGATCCAACCGtatttggaatttttcgCCCCAGAGGACAGACTGTTCAGGGAATGTCAAGCTGCCGCAGGTCAGATTTGTCAACTATACAAGATATTCCATCAAAAGACTCTTAATGGTCATTCTACCCCAGCGGTACATACAGTTTTTGTAGCTGGTGTAACTTTGATTTACTGTATGTGGTTGGCtagaaattttgatgatcAAAGGAGGAGAAAATTGGGCGACGCTTCGAAGCATACTAGACCCTTAATAAGTGCAAGTCTATTCTCAACAATGGACGATTTGAGAGCTTGCTCTGTTTGCTTATATGTTATGACAGAAAGATCAAATTTTGCAAGAACTTTTAGAGACACTTTCGACCAACTGATGAATGCTACGGTAGGTAATTTAATCGAAAGATGTGGTCCGGATTCTTCTGAATTAATTTTCATGGCCAGTAGTGGTACCAAATCCACTGAAGCAAAGAGCATCAATGGCACAAATAAAACTATTACTTCGACAGATCCTCTCCATGATTCCACTTCCGCAACCGCAGCGAGTCGACCCAACTCGAGCGACAAAATGATCAATCATAACGGTGGTATGCCACCTGCTGTGGCCAGAATATTTGGTAAGGGACAAGCTGAGGAACATGCTGGGTTTGTGGAGAATTCACAAGTGGATTTGgctgaacaagaaaaattcaagaagaagcaaGGTGTTTTAGAAAAGACTTCCGTGCCGAAAAGTTTAGCTCATTTATTGACCAAAATGGATGATAGATCGCCCTTCCCCAATTCATCAATGTCTTATAtaacatcatcatcgtcatcatcatcctcttcatcgACGtcgtcgtcatcatcattatcgtTTCCTTCTtcacaagaaaagaacttgaaaatgaatgtaaacaataataacaataatgataatagtagtaataataacCGCTGTATTAATAGCAACGACAACCAATATGCTCACAGCAACGTGACAATGGAAGCTGATACTGAAAGCTCTATTCAAGACCAATATATTGTCAAGAAACCAACCACCCAAACAGAGTTTGATTGGCAAGTATTTCAACAGCAAGCCTTTCTTCAACAGCAACTGGCTCAACACAATCTACAAGCGTATTTGTCGTCCCTAAACCCTGATACCATGTCCAATCGGAGCCCCTCCAAatcttctagtatatctaccGCATCTTCTCATTCAGACCCGATTCCAATAACGATGACTCAAAATACAACTCCATATCCTCAAAGTTCTAGTATGCTACCACAACAGCAAGCTTCACAATCACTAATGCCACAGCAACCCCAGCAGCATATTGCATCACCACAACATTTCTCTGAAAGTAATTTCACGAATCAATTAAACAGTAGTATGAGCAACAGGAACCATTTACAACCTACAATATTttctaattcttcaaatgaacATAAGCAGTTAAGACACATCGGAGAATCAAATTTCAGCACATCACAAATAAGAACAGATTATAGCTCCAATgttatttcttcaataccAGCGCCAATTGCCAATAATACAATTTCTGTGAACGCCAAACAAGCCCGAAATGGCTCCTCTTCTGGTGACATACTTTTTAGTAATGGGGCCCACGATATGATCAACAATATCTCAACATGGACCAATAACTCCGTTTTAGATGCTTTAAATAGCAAATCCCTACTGCAAACATTGTTTCCACAGAGTCAAGATCCATCATCTCTTCCCATGGATAAAGAACAGCAACCGTCTGAAATGTGTTCTGAAAATAGTGTTAACAGTAATAATTTTCCACGAACACAAAATGACCCTTCGTACAACAGAAATTTGTTCATGATGTCCAATCAAGAAGGTGTACAGTACAATCTTCAAGAtacagaaaagaataaaccAAAGATACAGGTGGAACCTAATTCTTCCGCCAACGTGCATTTTGACAATGTCATTCCTACTGTAAATAAAGCAGGTATTAGGAAAAAACATTCTAATTGGGATAACGTGATGTCATCTGGTCCAGTAGAAGACTTTTGGACAATTAATGATGACTATGGTTTTTTAACGTGA
- the RSO55 gene encoding Rso55p (similar to Saccharomyces cerevisiae YLR281C; ancestral locus Anc_6.76), which produces MMKAASKRAISTTAVPLIKKNQLPPRPQFTPEMEAQCTEKFLHGGRGPGGQKINKCNSKVQLRHEPTGIVVECQETRSREQNRKLARLKLARELAASCNTIPSREEALLQWHRQQKRSQRRRSLAKYEQREEAARAEKEEREAQDREMLRKLFRR; this is translated from the coding sequence ATGATGAAAGCAGCGAGCAAAAGAGCCATCAGTACCACCGCAGTGCCgctgataaagaagaatcaaCTACCACCCCGCCCACAATTCACACCAGAAATGGAAGCACAATGCACAGAAAAGTTCCTTCACGGCGGTAGAGGCCCCGGTGGTCAAAAGATTAACAAGTGCAACTCCAAGGTTCAACTACGACATGAGCCTACGGGGATTGTTGTCGAGTGTCAAGAGACACGGTCACGTGAGCAGAACCGGAAACTTGCCCGGCTCAAGCTTGCGCGCGAACTTGCAGCTTCGTGTAACACGATTCCTTCCAGAGAGGAAGCGCTTCTACAGTGGCACCGGCAACAGAAACGCTCGCAGCGCCGACGCAGTCTCGCCAAGTACGAGCAGCGTGAAGAGGCTGCTCGAGCCGAAAAAGAGGAACGCGAGGCCCAAGACAGAGAAATGCTGCGCAAGTTGTTCCGCCGGTAA
- the PUT7 gene encoding Put7p (similar to Saccharomyces cerevisiae YLR283W; ancestral locus Anc_6.77) → MIRLVNVLPFRCFSTKIRQRSLPLCLRHFNSHSGLGPLLQKSMSLKNIQLSDLSLPLSKNKEKQEKQEKQEKQEKQEKESDGKHPIGLLDKFSEDFITQGNGLKPTTSQNQLDTIKFYRMLRERGSFSDEQCKIIISLLLQLLNDEFYSCYNDLFLRDMELNKQSHLFSSLETELKFAIQNSRDTQLNEHHLQLLKLKRELNSIHDELNEIIIDSLQKDAKLEFNNQKLENTLLYRQINLKLNDCSNKIQTKILGDIRSHIENLRWQTTRSGLLIILVLVCSIMIGVSASKKENVGTEEHTESVTLPQEQSIDSTLSEEEP, encoded by the coding sequence ATGATACGGTTGGTAAATGTACTTCCCTTTCGATGCTTTAGTACAAAGATACGCCAACGAAGCTTACCGCTGTGTTTGCGGCACTTTAATTCGCATTCAGGGCTAGGGCCACTTTTGCAGAAGTCAATgtctttgaaaaacatCCAGTTATCAGATCTGTCTTTACCATTATCCAAGAACAAGGAGAAGCAGGAGAAGCAGGAGAAGCAGGAAAAACAGGAAAAAcaggaaaaggaaagtgATGGAAAACATCCAATTGGGTTACTAGACAAATTTTCTGAGGACTTCATTACTCAGGGCAATGGGTTAAAACCTACTACCTCACAGAATCAGTTGGACACTATAAAGTTTTATAGAATGCTTCGCGAAAGAGGTAGCTTCTCGGACGAACAGTGTAAAATTATCATCTCCTTATTGCTGCAGCTACTAAACGATGAATTTTACTCCTGCTATAATGATTTGTTTCTAAGAGATATGGAATTGAATAAACAGTCTCATCTGTTTAGCTCACTAGAGACTGAATTGAAATTTGCTATCCAAAACTCTAGGGACACGCAACTAAACGAGCATCATCTGCAATTATTAAAACTCAAGAGAGAACTCAACTCTATACACGATGAACTGAACGAAATTATAATAGATTCCTTGCAAAAAGATGCTAAATTAGAATTCAACAAtcaaaaattggaaaacaCCCTGTTGTATAGACAGATTAACTTGAAATTGAATGACTGCTCCaacaaaattcaaaccAAGATACTGGGTGATATCAGGTCGCATATCGAGAATTTAAGGTGGCAAACAACAAGAAGCGGtcttttgataatattgGTCCTTGTTTGTTCAATCATGATCGGTGTAAGTGCATCTAAGAAGGAGAATGTAGGAACAGAGGAGCATACGGAATCTGTAACATTACCTCAAGAACAATCCATTGACTCTACACtttctgaagaagaaccttaa